The segment CCGCCAGGAGCCCCAGGCCCACGCCCACGACAAGACCGATGCCGACCGCGACCGCACCCACCATGATCGAGTTCCGCGCACCGATCATCAGCCGGGTCGCGATGTCGCGCCCAAAATGATCGGTGCCCAGCCAATGGGTGCCGCTCGGCCCCTGCATCCGCTGCGTGATCGCGACGGTGTCGAAGGCATGAGGTGTCCAGACCAGCGATACCAATGCGACCAGCATCAGCATCCCGGTCAGAATGACACCGATCAGGAAATTGGGATGGCGCAGCAACCGTAAAACCCCGCCGCGATAGACCGTGTTCGCCGCGTCACTCATGGTGCACGTCGCGTGCGGGGATCGATTGCGGTGTAGGCGACATCGACCAGGAAGTTCACCACCACGACAAGCGCCACCAGAAGCAGGATCACGTCGCGCAAGACCACCAGATCGCGCTGGCTGACAGCCTGGAAAATCAGGCGGCCAATACCCGGCAGGGCGAACACAACCTCGATCACAATCGAACCGGCCAGAAGGAAGGCAAACTGTAACCCGATGATCGTGGTCATTGGGATGAGTGCGTTGCGTAACACATGGCCCCACAAGACCCGGCGTGGTGCCAGACCCTTGGCGCGCGCGGTGCGCACATAGTCTGCACCCAATGTGTCGAGCAGCGCCGTGCGCGTCACCCGGGCGAGGATCGCCGCCTCCGGCAGGGCCAGGGAGAATGCCGGCAACACGAGGGCCCACAGCGCAGTCCCAACACCCGCATCCCAGCCCGGAAAGCCTGACGCCGGGAACCAGCCGAGCGCGACGGCGAAGACCAGGATCGACAGGATCGCAAACCAGAAATTCGGGATCGCCATGCCGATCTGGCTGAAACCCATCACACCATAGTCTCCGGGCCGGCCGCGGCGCGTGGCCGCAAGCATCCCCAGCGGAATGGCTATCAGTGTCGACAGAAACAATGCGAAAAGCGCCAGCGGCACGGTCAACGTCAGCCGCTCGCCGATCAACTGTGAAACCGGGACATCATAGGTATGGCTTATCCCGGTGGTGCCGGCGGCCAAGCCGCCGATCCAGTCGAGGTACCGCAGCGCGGCGGGTCGATCGAGCCCCATCTGGGCACGCAACGCGGCGAGCGTATCGTCCTGCGCCTCGATCCCGAGGATCAGCAGCGCGGCATCGCCGGGCAGCACTTCCAGTATGACGAAGATCGCGAGGCTGGCCACCAGTAGTGTGATCAGCAGCAGCAGGATCCGGCGCGCGAGATAGGTCAGCATGGCGCCGCGCCCGGCAGTATCCGGTTATCTACTCCCAGCGGACGCCGGTGACGTCGGTCGCCTGGACCGGCGCATTCCGCCACATGCCTTTGAGGCCCTTGCGCCAGACACCCAGCTTGGCGAGCTGGAACATATAGGCGTTCACAGCATCGGCCGTAATGGTCCGCTGCGCCTGGCCAAGAATGCGGTTCCGCGCAGCCTGATCGCTGGTGTTGTTGAGCCGCGCCATCAGCGCCTTGAGGGACGGGGAATCGTAATTGAAATAGTAGGTGTCACGCGCGTAGATGCCGATATCCACCGGTTCGGTGTGGGAGACAATCGTCAGGTCATAGTCCGTGCCGCGGAACACCTGCTCAAGCCACTGCGCCCATTCGACCGGGATGATCTCGACCGTAATGCCCACCGCTTTCAGTTGGGACGCCACGATCTCACCACCGCGACGCGCGTAGGTCGGCGGCGGCAGCTTGAGCGTGAGTTTGAGGTCGGTCTGATCGGCATCGGCCAGAAGCGCGCGCGCGCGCGCCGGGTCATGAGGGTAGGCCGCAAGCAGGTCCACATAAGCCGGATGGTGGGGTGCGAAATGCGTGCCGATCGGCGTGCCGAACCCGAACATCGCACCATCGACAATCGCCTGACGATCGATTGCATGGGCGATGGCCTGGCGGACACGGACGTCGTTCAGGGGCGGTCGGGTGTTGTTCATGGCGAGAATGGTCTCGCCCTCTGTCGAACCGATCGCGACCTCGAAATTCGGATCAGCCTGTAGCGTGATTACCGCCTCGGGTGCCTGCAAATTCGCGACCGCATCGATGTCTCCGGCCTTCAGGGCCGCGACCTGGGCCGAAGGATCGGGGATAAAGCGAAACGTCACCTTGCGGATCGCGCGACCCTCATCGGTCGCCGCCAGACGGATTTGCGAGCCGCGCACCCAGCGGTCGAACTTGTAGGGGCCGGTCCCGATCGGCGCGACCTTGTTGTTGGCTGCCGATTCAGGTGCCACGATCACCGCGTCGCCCCATCCCAGATTGAACAGCAACGCGCCTTCCGGCCGCGACAGCGTGATCCGCACGGTCCGCGCATCGACCGCCTCGACCTTGTCCATCGCCGCGAAGAGCTGCTTCTGAGCATTCACGGAATCGCTCGCCCGTGCCCGGTTCAACGAGAACACGACATCGTCGGCATCGAAGCCCGTGCCGTCGTGGAACGCCACGCCGTCCTTCAGGGTGAAGGTGTAGACAAGGCCGTCACCGGATACGGCCCAGCTCTTGGCGAGTTGGGGCTGCACCGCGCCATTCTCGTCGATCCGGGTTAGCCCCTCGAAC is part of the Alphaproteobacteria bacterium genome and harbors:
- a CDS encoding ABC transporter permease: MLTYLARRILLLLITLLVASLAIFVILEVLPGDAALLILGIEAQDDTLAALRAQMGLDRPAALRYLDWIGGLAAGTTGISHTYDVPVSQLIGERLTLTVPLALFALFLSTLIAIPLGMLAATRRGRPGDYGVMGFSQIGMAIPNFWFAILSILVFAVALGWFPASGFPGWDAGVGTALWALVLPAFSLALPEAAILARVTRTALLDTLGADYVRTARAKGLAPRRVLWGHVLRNALIPMTTIIGLQFAFLLAGSIVIEVVFALPGIGRLIFQAVSQRDLVVLRDVILLLVALVVVVNFLVDVAYTAIDPRTRRAP
- a CDS encoding ABC transporter substrate-binding protein, with the translated sequence MKTMRIVVAIAVASGLAVLAAPAAQAQPKDSLTIGLTLEPPHLDPTAGAAAAIDEIVYANLFEGLTRIDENGAVQPQLAKSWAVSGDGLVYTFTLKDGVAFHDGTGFDADDVVFSLNRARASDSVNAQKQLFAAMDKVEAVDARTVRITLSRPEGALLFNLGWGDAVIVAPESAANNKVAPIGTGPYKFDRWVRGSQIRLAATDEGRAIRKVTFRFIPDPSAQVAALKAGDIDAVANLQAPEAVITLQADPNFEVAIGSTEGETILAMNNTRPPLNDVRVRQAIAHAIDRQAIVDGAMFGFGTPIGTHFAPHHPAYVDLLAAYPHDPARARALLADADQTDLKLTLKLPPPTYARRGGEIVASQLKAVGITVEIIPVEWAQWLEQVFRGTDYDLTIVSHTEPVDIGIYARDTYYFNYDSPSLKALMARLNNTSDQAARNRILGQAQRTITADAVNAYMFQLAKLGVWRKGLKGMWRNAPVQATDVTGVRWE